From a single Gemmatimonadota bacterium genomic region:
- a CDS encoding HAMP domain-containing sensor histidine kinase, whose amino-acid sequence MRDRTSATGAAPHAGSGESYETARLREELLEVVAHDLRSPLGAITASATLLQERALASSQRERQLALMDRAARRMARLLDDVLDLSRIEAGSFRLRPMAVAASELLAALVSDVGWLAGDCGVMIHPPLGGEPERELRVDAQQTRRALEALLRHAVLQTPPRGSVSLTLHERHSAVELEIRHGGRPYTPQDVDALFRWSWRRSGGHSTCGEASMALANRILTVQSGSVEVVHFPGGQPAFRVLLPRNEDVADVGPDR is encoded by the coding sequence ATGCGTGACCGGACGTCTGCGACCGGAGCAGCGCCTCACGCGGGAAGCGGCGAGTCTTACGAAACCGCTCGCCTGCGTGAGGAGCTGCTCGAGGTGGTCGCACACGACCTGCGCAGCCCTCTGGGCGCCATCACAGCGTCCGCGACGTTGCTTCAAGAGCGAGCGCTCGCATCGTCCCAGCGCGAGCGTCAGTTGGCGCTCATGGATAGGGCGGCCCGGCGAATGGCACGGCTGCTGGACGACGTGCTCGATCTCTCGCGCATCGAAGCGGGGTCGTTCAGGCTGCGACCGATGGCTGTGGCAGCCTCTGAGCTTCTGGCGGCGCTCGTCTCCGATGTTGGATGGCTCGCTGGGGACTGTGGAGTCATGATCCATCCCCCGCTCGGCGGGGAACCTGAACGCGAGCTGCGCGTGGATGCCCAGCAAACCCGTCGAGCGCTCGAAGCCTTGCTCCGACACGCCGTGCTCCAGACCCCTCCCCGTGGGTCCGTGTCCCTCACCCTCCACGAGCGCCACTCCGCCGTCGAGCTCGAGATCCGGCATGGAGGCAGGCCCTACACACCGCAGGATGTCGACGCCCTGTTCCGGTGGAGCTGGCGTCGGAGCGGTGGCCACAGCACCTGTGGTGAGGCATCGATGGCGCTGGCCAACCGCATCCTCACGGTGCAGTCAGGATCGGTCGAAGTAGTGCACTTCCCAGGCGGGCAGCCGGCCTTCCGCGTGCTCTTGCCGCGAAATGAGGATGTGGCTGACGTCGGTCCCGACCGCTAG
- a CDS encoding DUF3185 domain-containing protein, with amino-acid sequence MNGKVILGVALLALAAISFVIGGIPFTREETVLDIGPIEATAETTDHVPLPPIVGGIALVGGLILLVGGARQKA; translated from the coding sequence ATGAACGGCAAGGTGATCCTGGGAGTCGCGCTGCTCGCTCTGGCGGCGATCTCCTTCGTGATCGGAGGAATCCCCTTCACTCGTGAGGAGACGGTCCTGGACATCGGCCCCATCGAAGCGACGGCGGAAACCACGGACCACGTCCCACTTCCGCCGATCGTCGGGGGAATCGCACTGGTCGGAGGCCTGATCCTCCTGGTCGGCGGCGCCCGCCAGAAGGCCTGA
- a CDS encoding response regulator translates to MIYRPPIPNDAPAAHAAPDEADTPLIVLVEDHEETRYVIQAVLEQSGFRVEAASNGREGLDAIRELEPVLVITDLMMPVLDGLQLARALTDDTGTRAIPLILVSAHASDAGEDRDLEARFDAVLRKPVRPARLIEAVRDLLSSS, encoded by the coding sequence GTGATCTACAGACCCCCCATCCCGAACGACGCGCCGGCGGCCCACGCCGCCCCCGACGAGGCCGACACGCCGCTCATCGTGCTCGTGGAAGACCACGAGGAGACACGCTACGTCATCCAGGCGGTGTTGGAGCAGAGCGGGTTCCGGGTCGAGGCCGCGTCCAACGGTCGCGAAGGCCTCGATGCGATCCGTGAGCTCGAGCCCGTGCTGGTGATCACCGACTTGATGATGCCCGTCCTCGACGGGCTGCAGCTCGCCCGTGCCTTGACCGATGACACAGGGACCCGTGCCATTCCGCTCATCCTCGTCAGCGCCCACGCCTCCGACGCTGGGGAGGACCGTGATCTCGAGGCACGCTTCGACGCAGTGCTTCGCAAGCCGGTCCGGCCGGCCCGCCTGATCGAGGCGGTCAGGGATCTCCTCAGCTCCAGCTGA
- a CDS encoding DUF1328 domain-containing protein — translation MASMALTLFVIAIIAAILGFGGIAGTAAGLAKIAFFVFLVLALLSFVTGRRTV, via the coding sequence ATGGCGAGCATGGCCTTGACCCTCTTCGTCATCGCGATCATCGCAGCAATCCTCGGGTTCGGCGGCATCGCGGGTACGGCCGCCGGCCTCGCCAAGATCGCGTTCTTCGTATTCCTCGTCCTCGCCCTCCTCTCCTTCGTGACTGGCCGGCGCACGGTCTGA
- a CDS encoding response regulator, giving the protein MTGTKDSPRRVLLIDDSADILEAHALLLEVHGYEVRTARDGRSAMEVAPAFRPHAVLLDLGLPDQSGFDVFDRLRALPDLAETVFVAFSGRADPDDRTRSLEAGFHEHLVKPASLAAIKAALG; this is encoded by the coding sequence ATGACGGGGACGAAGGACAGCCCACGACGGGTGCTCTTGATCGACGACAGCGCCGACATCCTCGAAGCGCACGCGCTCCTGCTGGAGGTGCACGGATACGAGGTTCGCACCGCGCGCGACGGCCGCTCGGCGATGGAGGTGGCCCCAGCCTTCCGACCCCACGCCGTCCTTCTCGATCTGGGCTTGCCCGATCAATCCGGCTTCGACGTCTTCGATCGGCTCAGGGCGTTGCCGGATCTGGCCGAGACCGTCTTCGTGGCGTTCTCGGGGCGCGCGGACCCGGACGACCGCACCCGGTCGCTGGAGGCGGGCTTCCACGAGCACCTGGTCAAGCCGGCTTCGCTGGCGGCCATCAAGGCGGCGCTCGGCTGA
- a CDS encoding sigma-54 dependent transcriptional regulator, with the protein MTEGTLSSDATSPSEDGSERVRVLIVDDEPLVRESIELCLAPLGHEVTPTGGADHARVAVARKRFDLVLLDLRLNEHSGLDLIPELLEADPSLSIVLMTAYGSVESAVEAMRRGAFDYIHKPISPSELRMLVGRISERRALRQRLQVLEETARDATPSPLLDSEHPAMARAVATARDVASTDATVLITGESGTGKGVLARALHGWSARAARPFAVVNCPSLSAELLRSELFGHVKGSFTGATENKMGKIEFADGGSLFLDEVGELTPEIQPRLLRFLQDREYERVGDPQPRLADVRLIAATNADLEKSVAAGDFRGDLYYRLNVIQIEMPPLRARRNDIPVLAESFLRFFSARYGKQIEGFSDDALTALQDQPWPGNVRELQNAVERAVILARSPRIGTSVLPRGAGGGILDRTGMGDAADLPTLEGMEERYIRHVLEVTGSIEEASEVLGVAPSTLWRRRRKYGI; encoded by the coding sequence GTGACCGAAGGAACGCTCTCCTCCGACGCCACTTCTCCGTCTGAAGACGGATCCGAGCGGGTTCGTGTGCTCATCGTCGATGACGAACCGCTTGTACGTGAATCCATCGAGCTCTGTCTCGCGCCGCTGGGGCACGAAGTCACACCTACCGGGGGGGCGGACCACGCGCGTGTGGCGGTGGCGCGCAAGCGCTTCGACCTCGTGCTCCTCGATCTGCGGCTCAACGAGCACTCGGGGCTCGATCTCATTCCCGAGCTGCTGGAGGCCGACCCCTCGCTGTCGATCGTTCTGATGACCGCGTATGGCTCCGTGGAATCGGCGGTTGAGGCGATGCGCCGCGGCGCATTCGACTACATCCACAAACCCATCTCGCCTTCGGAACTGCGGATGCTGGTGGGGCGCATCTCCGAGCGCCGGGCCCTGCGCCAACGTCTGCAGGTATTGGAGGAGACGGCACGCGACGCCACGCCCTCGCCCTTGCTGGACAGCGAACATCCGGCCATGGCACGTGCTGTTGCCACCGCCCGCGACGTCGCCTCCACCGATGCGACCGTGCTCATCACCGGAGAGAGCGGGACCGGTAAGGGCGTTCTGGCCCGTGCGCTCCACGGGTGGAGCGCGCGCGCGGCGCGCCCCTTCGCCGTCGTGAATTGCCCCTCGCTTTCCGCCGAACTCCTACGCAGTGAGCTGTTCGGGCACGTGAAGGGCTCGTTCACAGGTGCGACCGAGAACAAGATGGGAAAGATCGAGTTCGCCGATGGAGGCTCGCTTTTCCTCGACGAGGTGGGCGAGCTCACGCCCGAGATCCAACCCCGCCTCTTGCGGTTTCTGCAAGACCGCGAATACGAGCGGGTGGGCGATCCCCAACCGCGTCTGGCCGACGTCCGTCTCATCGCCGCGACCAACGCCGATCTGGAGAAGTCGGTAGCAGCTGGGGACTTTCGCGGCGATCTCTACTACCGCTTGAATGTCATCCAGATCGAGATGCCGCCGCTGCGCGCTCGCCGAAACGATATCCCCGTGCTCGCTGAATCCTTTCTGCGCTTCTTTTCAGCGCGGTATGGGAAGCAGATCGAGGGCTTCAGTGACGACGCCCTGACGGCACTCCAGGATCAGCCGTGGCCGGGCAACGTCCGCGAGCTGCAGAACGCCGTCGAGCGCGCTGTGATCTTGGCGCGCAGTCCCCGGATCGGGACGTCGGTTCTCCCCCGCGGAGCCGGAGGTGGGATACTGGATCGAACGGGGATGGGGGACGCAGCGGACCTGCCGACGCTCGAAGGAATGGAGGAGCGCTACATCCGGCATGTGCTGGAGGTCACGGGCTCCATCGAAGAGGCCTCCGAGGTGCTCGGGGTGGCCCCGTCGACACTGTGGAGGCGGCGCCGCAAATACGGCATCTGA
- a CDS encoding DUF4403 family protein: MGRRRAWLLAAGLAGAALLSLPGSRTSLRAPQPVLQDDGEWVPELPSSVLEVPVVYDLTPVVDKLESVVPKRYGSLEERLPLDDHDGASVAFELTRSPLEARLTGTRAHVGALIHYRGRAWYDPPLLPEVSASCGTGENEAPPRVWIALSASLSLTEDWTLSARPTVEDVRGATDLDRDRCRITPLRIDVTDRVLAAAEGLITDSLPAIARELADIDVRSKFERWWRTLSEPIELGDDFWLVMDPRAVRRGLITGDSLTLVATVALVARPHIVMGPRPAGTDRPLPPLDSAEVDGGLTVRAIARGDYRVGSRKLTEELAGVELEDAGRLLRIRSISVSGIGGGRVALAVDLEGAVRGRVFLVGRPVFDPESMEVRVPDLEFDVATRDLLVGSLEWLAKPALVEILRARGRWQVDDLVDFARDQLDRGLNHRLGDDAWLRGGVDDVAILGVYATRANLFVHVAARAHATLLVDEP; encoded by the coding sequence TTGGGTCGCCGCCGAGCCTGGCTGCTCGCGGCGGGGCTGGCGGGAGCGGCGCTGCTGTCATTGCCTGGCTCTCGCACCTCTCTCCGTGCGCCGCAGCCCGTGCTGCAAGACGACGGCGAGTGGGTACCCGAGCTTCCTTCCTCGGTGCTGGAGGTGCCGGTCGTCTACGACCTCACACCGGTGGTCGACAAGCTCGAGTCGGTTGTGCCCAAGCGGTATGGCTCCTTGGAGGAGCGGCTTCCCCTGGACGATCACGACGGAGCCAGCGTGGCGTTCGAGCTCACCCGCTCGCCACTGGAAGCGCGCCTGACCGGGACGAGGGCGCACGTGGGCGCGCTCATTCACTACCGCGGCCGCGCCTGGTACGACCCACCGCTCCTGCCCGAGGTCAGCGCCTCCTGCGGCACCGGCGAGAATGAGGCCCCCCCACGGGTCTGGATCGCCCTTTCCGCGTCGCTGTCGCTCACCGAAGACTGGACGCTCTCGGCCCGGCCGACGGTAGAGGACGTGCGCGGAGCGACCGACCTGGATCGAGATCGCTGCCGCATCACCCCCTTGAGGATCGACGTCACGGACAGGGTGCTGGCAGCCGCAGAGGGCCTGATCACCGATAGCTTGCCAGCGATCGCGCGCGAGCTGGCCGACATCGACGTACGCAGCAAGTTCGAGCGTTGGTGGCGGACCCTGAGCGAACCGATCGAGCTGGGAGACGACTTCTGGCTCGTGATGGACCCCCGTGCGGTTCGGAGGGGGCTGATCACGGGTGACAGCCTCACCCTTGTCGCAACCGTAGCGCTGGTGGCGCGGCCTCACATCGTGATGGGCCCCCGGCCGGCGGGCACGGACCGGCCTCTTCCACCCCTGGACAGCGCCGAGGTCGACGGTGGTCTGACGGTACGGGCCATTGCGCGCGGTGACTACCGTGTCGGCAGTCGCAAGCTCACTGAGGAGCTGGCCGGCGTCGAGCTCGAAGACGCGGGCCGCCTCCTCCGCATTCGTTCGATCTCCGTCTCCGGCATCGGAGGGGGGCGCGTGGCGCTGGCGGTCGACCTCGAGGGAGCGGTCCGCGGGCGCGTGTTCCTCGTGGGACGGCCTGTGTTCGATCCCGAGTCCATGGAGGTGCGCGTCCCCGACCTCGAGTTCGACGTCGCCACGCGGGACCTGCTCGTGGGAAGCCTCGAATGGCTGGCCAAGCCCGCACTCGTGGAGATCTTGCGAGCCCGCGGGCGCTGGCAGGTGGACGACCTGGTGGACTTCGCGCGGGACCAACTCGATCGCGGGCTCAACCACCGCCTGGGAGACGACGCTTGGTTGCGGGGAGGAGTCGACGACGTCGCTATTCTCGGTGTCTACGCCACCCGTGCGAACCTCTTCGTGCACGTCGCAGCCCGCGCCCACGCCACTCTGCTGGTGGATGAGCCCTAG
- a CDS encoding HAMP domain-containing sensor histidine kinase: MPPDLPDHVVARLRAEVPAVAERWVVSVNERIVAGGGRPMDSKATLEHLPRVLHALAASVQNPTAAIVDGAVRESLGALADRRRGQGAPVDEVLADFRFLADLVEDIAASSVADFSGVADPGEFVRVGGRLQRGIAELGAGIVARYRVWGAREHRERMHLLEGYTAMLSHELGNRLGAAETAVHLLIEAGITLPEEQRRRLLGLIVASIESALSTVQGVRALFRPRQPGEPEDVRSMPLGTVIRDSVHQLRAPASERGVELRLQGSGPEEPVDAERFPLAFLNLVTNAIEHHDVPAGVGRVDIEVGDRGERWVITVSDDGPGIPRELRSRVFEPLVRPAGGGGPGLGLAIARDAVEQMGGEIGFECGEDRGTVFHFTIPKRRGTQGTKGAASQ; encoded by the coding sequence ATGCCACCTGATCTTCCAGACCACGTCGTGGCACGTCTGCGAGCGGAGGTGCCGGCCGTAGCGGAGCGATGGGTGGTGTCCGTCAACGAACGTATCGTGGCCGGCGGCGGGCGACCGATGGACTCGAAGGCCACCCTGGAGCACCTGCCGAGGGTTCTGCACGCGCTGGCAGCCTCTGTTCAGAATCCGACTGCCGCGATCGTCGACGGGGCTGTGCGCGAGTCCCTCGGCGCCCTCGCGGACCGGCGGCGAGGGCAGGGCGCCCCTGTGGATGAGGTGCTGGCGGACTTCCGCTTTCTCGCCGACCTCGTGGAAGACATCGCGGCCAGCTCGGTGGCGGACTTCAGCGGGGTAGCAGATCCTGGCGAGTTCGTCCGTGTCGGTGGCCGGCTGCAGCGCGGAATCGCTGAACTGGGAGCAGGGATCGTCGCGCGCTATCGGGTCTGGGGCGCGCGGGAGCATCGCGAGCGGATGCATCTGCTGGAAGGCTACACGGCCATGCTTTCGCATGAGCTGGGCAATCGGCTGGGAGCGGCCGAGACCGCGGTACACCTACTCATCGAGGCAGGGATCACCTTGCCCGAGGAGCAACGCCGGCGTCTCCTGGGCCTCATCGTGGCCTCCATCGAGAGCGCTCTTTCCACGGTGCAGGGGGTCCGGGCCCTGTTCCGTCCGCGGCAGCCAGGCGAGCCCGAGGACGTCAGAAGCATGCCGCTGGGGACTGTGATCCGGGATTCGGTCCATCAACTGCGGGCCCCCGCGTCGGAGCGGGGCGTCGAGCTTCGCCTACAGGGCTCCGGGCCCGAGGAGCCCGTCGATGCCGAGCGCTTCCCGCTGGCGTTCCTCAACCTCGTCACCAACGCCATCGAGCATCACGATGTCCCCGCGGGGGTGGGCCGCGTCGACATCGAGGTCGGCGACCGGGGGGAACGCTGGGTGATCACCGTTTCCGATGACGGGCCTGGCATTCCCCGTGAGTTGCGGAGCCGCGTGTTCGAGCCCCTCGTACGGCCCGCCGGCGGTGGGGGTCCCGGTCTCGGGCTGGCGATCGCCCGCGACGCGGTGGAGCAGATGGGCGGAGAGATCGGGTTCGAATGTGGAGAGGATCGCGGCACCGTGTTTCACTTCACCATCCCCAAGCGTCGTGGGACCCAGGGAACGAAAGGGGCAGCGAGTCAATGA
- a CDS encoding AI-2E family transporter gives MSSEGSAHGRREALPSQGVPLGGAVPAEPSPDLGKLLAFMRGPIDVRSLAISGLLALAVLYSVYVAREVLMPITLAFLLSFMLAPAVAALRRLGLPQGLAAGVLLLTLLLACGYGVVRLSAPTMEWLGRAPESLSEVERRLRTVTQRMERLAEATETVEELTHPGNDAQPRVQVSPQPGLGARIYSGTRAAMVGGTITLVLVYFLLASGDLFLRKLVRVLPRLGDKRRAVEIARATQSHVSYYLFTISLINLGLAVVQTLAMWALVVPNPLLWGVMAGFLNYIPYVGPILGTTVVSFVGLFSFDALSKALLVPAAYLGISIVEGNFVTPVLLGRTLTLNPVVIFIWVLFWSWLWGIVGALVAVPLLATVKIVCDHSEVLSPIGEFLGQ, from the coding sequence GTGAGCTCCGAAGGCAGCGCTCACGGCCGCCGTGAAGCGTTACCCTCGCAGGGTGTACCGCTGGGTGGAGCCGTCCCCGCGGAGCCGTCCCCGGATCTGGGCAAGCTCTTGGCGTTCATGCGCGGACCGATCGACGTACGCTCGCTCGCCATCAGCGGCCTTCTGGCCCTGGCGGTGCTCTACTCCGTGTACGTGGCGCGCGAAGTCCTCATGCCCATCACGCTGGCCTTCCTGCTCAGCTTCATGCTCGCGCCAGCGGTCGCGGCACTCCGCCGGCTGGGGCTCCCCCAGGGCCTCGCGGCGGGCGTTCTTCTGCTGACGCTTCTCCTGGCGTGCGGCTACGGTGTGGTCAGGCTCTCCGCACCGACCATGGAGTGGCTGGGGCGGGCGCCGGAAAGCCTCTCCGAAGTCGAACGGCGGCTGCGGACGGTCACGCAGAGGATGGAGCGTCTTGCGGAGGCCACCGAGACGGTTGAAGAACTGACCCACCCGGGAAATGACGCTCAACCCCGTGTCCAGGTGAGCCCTCAGCCCGGGTTGGGAGCCCGTATCTACTCCGGAACACGCGCGGCCATGGTCGGAGGCACGATCACGCTCGTGCTTGTCTACTTTCTGCTCGCCTCCGGTGACCTCTTCCTTCGCAAGTTGGTGCGGGTGCTTCCCCGATTGGGAGACAAGCGACGGGCCGTGGAGATCGCACGGGCCACCCAGAGCCATGTCTCCTACTACCTGTTCACGATCAGCTTGATCAACCTGGGGCTGGCGGTGGTGCAGACGCTGGCCATGTGGGCCCTGGTCGTGCCCAACCCACTGCTCTGGGGCGTCATGGCAGGGTTCCTCAACTACATCCCGTACGTTGGGCCCATCCTCGGAACCACGGTCGTCTCGTTCGTGGGGTTGTTCTCGTTCGATGCGTTATCGAAGGCCCTCCTCGTTCCGGCGGCCTATCTGGGGATCAGCATCGTGGAAGGCAACTTCGTGACACCGGTCCTCCTCGGCCGCACCCTCACGCTGAATCCTGTGGTGATCTTCATCTGGGTCCTCTTCTGGAGCTGGCTCTGGGGGATCGTGGGCGCCCTGGTGGCTGTACCCCTGCTCGCCACCGTCAAGATCGTCTGCGACCATTCGGAGGTGCTCTCGCCCATCGGCGAGTTTCTCGGCCAGTGA